In Paenibacillus sp. BIC5C1, a genomic segment contains:
- a CDS encoding toprim domain-containing protein, whose protein sequence is MPIHVIVEGKNDRSKLKRLVGPEINILCTFGTLNSLKLESLRKQVGYDEVYLFMDNDSSGKKIRGVLRDAFPDAVQMYTRRGYAGVEGTPDEYIIAQLEKAGLESYIQYPEFPSF, encoded by the coding sequence ATGCCTATTCATGTCATTGTGGAAGGTAAAAATGACCGCAGTAAACTAAAACGTCTCGTAGGACCTGAAATCAACATTTTGTGCACATTTGGAACACTGAATTCCCTCAAGCTTGAGTCGCTGCGCAAACAGGTTGGTTACGATGAGGTCTACTTATTTATGGATAATGACAGTTCAGGTAAAAAAATCAGGGGTGTGCTGCGAGATGCCTTCCCGGACGCAGTACAGATGTATACACGACGTGGTTATGCGGGTGTGGAGGGAACTCCCGACGAATATATCATCGCCCAGCTGGAAAAAGCCGGATTGGAATCGTATATCCAATATCCTGAATTCCCATCGTTTTAA
- a CDS encoding alpha/beta-type small acid-soluble spore protein, giving the protein MAQGSRSNNLVVPQANSALQQLKIEAAQELGVTIPQDGYYGNYTSRETGSLGGYITKRLVQIAEQSLAGSGK; this is encoded by the coding sequence ATGGCTCAAGGATCTCGTTCTAACAACTTGGTGGTACCTCAAGCAAACTCAGCACTGCAACAATTGAAAATCGAAGCTGCACAAGAACTGGGTGTAACTATCCCACAAGACGGTTACTACGGTAACTACACTTCCCGTGAGACAGGATCTCTGGGCGGATACATCACCAAACGTCTGGTACAAATCGCTGAGCAGTCTCTGGCTGGGTCTGGCAAATAA
- a CDS encoding metal-dependent hydrolase has translation MDTSTHFVMGIGLAGLAYVDPVVATSPMLAAAVMVGTIAGSQAPDIDTALRLKSNSLYIRNHRGMSHSLPFLLLWVLLITGVIALIFPGVAIGHVAAWTAVAVGVHVFTDLFNTYGTQAARPFTERWIAWNIIHIFDPFLFTTHVLAILLWAFDLIAPAPLFVSLYILIGLYYVWRTMARAMAVRQVKRLDKNNSEAHYMVIPTISWNRWHVVKRHEDGSYEIGKMDHSVLTWNLHASSSTHAAVAASRKSPEVTAFLYFTSYAVAEVEELPAGYKVRWADVRYRHRKQYPFVAVVVMDRNFETIDTYVGWLSDEKMDKKLLSARS, from the coding sequence ATGGATACTTCTACACATTTTGTCATGGGGATTGGTTTGGCCGGTCTGGCTTATGTCGATCCTGTTGTCGCGACGAGTCCCATGCTCGCAGCTGCGGTCATGGTAGGCACCATTGCAGGCTCGCAGGCTCCTGACATCGATACTGCGTTACGTCTCAAAAGCAACTCGCTCTACATCCGGAATCACCGGGGCATGTCCCATTCACTGCCATTTCTCCTGTTATGGGTTCTGCTCATCACCGGTGTCATTGCACTGATCTTTCCGGGTGTCGCTATTGGACACGTCGCGGCCTGGACTGCTGTCGCCGTAGGCGTTCACGTTTTTACCGATTTGTTCAATACCTATGGAACTCAGGCAGCACGGCCTTTTACAGAACGCTGGATTGCCTGGAACATCATTCATATTTTTGATCCATTTCTGTTCACCACACATGTGCTGGCCATATTGCTATGGGCTTTCGATCTGATCGCCCCTGCTCCACTCTTTGTTTCACTGTATATTTTGATTGGCCTGTATTATGTATGGAGAACTATGGCACGTGCTATGGCTGTGAGACAGGTGAAGCGGCTCGACAAAAATAATTCAGAGGCTCATTACATGGTCATCCCAACGATATCCTGGAACCGATGGCATGTGGTGAAAAGACATGAAGATGGCAGTTATGAGATTGGCAAAATGGATCATTCCGTCCTAACCTGGAATCTCCATGCTTCATCGTCCACTCACGCAGCTGTCGCCGCTTCACGCAAATCTCCTGAAGTCACTGCATTTCTGTATTTCACCTCCTATGCTGTTGCAGAGGTGGAAGAATTACCAGCTGGATACAAGGTTCGCTGGGCTGATGTGCGTTATCGACACCGCAAACAATATCCATTTGTCGCTGTAGTCGTTATGGATCGAAATTTCGAAACGATTGATACCTATGTCGGCTGGTTAAGTGACGAGAAAATGGATAAAAAACTTTTATCCGCACGCTCTTGA
- a CDS encoding aldose 1-epimerase yields MKQVTKGQWNGYDTYILHSRELEITLLPRLGNNIISIRDLVQGRDVVRSPEEDELAFYLQKPYHFGVPLLVPPGRIHRGQFEYEGVHYQFDQNTANDNHIHGLHRSQSWCVSDIEEDEDGCAITTELLTENEEHWMAQFPIPLKLEMTFRLQNAVLSQRLRVTNLSSTPAPFGMGYHTWFLLDGKPAEWSLQLPVSGIYAQNEEQLPTGQIESLGEWSSLNEGMNMQGRNWDTILKAAEGQPAVAHLRRQDGYTLNYSADEAYFKHWVLFTKGESDQFLCIEPYTWLPDAPNLNLTDEQTGLIRLEPEQPVELFTRIEIVPPTE; encoded by the coding sequence ATGAAACAAGTGACCAAAGGCCAATGGAATGGTTACGACACGTATATCCTACATAGCCGTGAATTGGAGATTACCCTGCTGCCGCGTCTTGGAAATAATATTATCTCGATTCGCGATTTGGTGCAGGGCCGCGATGTCGTTCGCAGTCCGGAAGAAGATGAACTTGCCTTTTATTTGCAGAAGCCGTATCACTTCGGCGTTCCGCTTCTTGTTCCGCCAGGCCGCATTCATCGAGGACAATTCGAATATGAGGGAGTTCATTACCAATTCGATCAGAATACGGCCAATGACAACCATATTCACGGTCTCCACCGCAGCCAGTCCTGGTGTGTCAGCGACATCGAAGAAGATGAAGATGGCTGTGCAATTACAACGGAATTATTAACTGAAAATGAAGAGCATTGGATGGCTCAATTTCCAATTCCTTTGAAGCTTGAGATGACGTTCAGACTTCAAAACGCGGTGTTAAGCCAGCGTCTGCGTGTGACCAATCTGAGCTCTACTCCTGCTCCTTTTGGAATGGGATATCATACATGGTTTCTACTTGACGGCAAACCTGCCGAATGGTCACTTCAACTTCCTGTGTCCGGAATTTACGCTCAGAATGAAGAACAACTGCCTACAGGCCAGATTGAATCTCTCGGAGAATGGTCTTCTTTGAACGAAGGCATGAACATGCAAGGACGAAACTGGGATACCATTTTAAAAGCTGCCGAAGGGCAGCCAGCAGTAGCTCACTTGCGCAGACAGGATGGATACACGCTTAATTATTCAGCGGATGAAGCATATTTCAAACATTGGGTCCTCTTTACAAAGGGCGAATCCGACCAATTTCTATGCATTGAACCTTATACCTGGCTTCCTGATGCACCCAATTTGAATTTAACAGACGAGCAAACGGGACTGATTCGTCTGGAACCAGAACAGCCCGTTGAACTTTTTACACGTATTGAGATTGTACCGCCAACCGAGTAG
- a CDS encoding transglutaminase domain-containing protein, producing MLLLIVAASLLQGWSRGASRSAGRLFGFLMDGIMAVIGILLSIGLTLWLAPYVQQWLSVHAAYMPNRELNRWEQMYYTLITAIADFPLMRFAVLFVISYGFIRLVLGLLSSLIFSRRYNSAEQESRPKGFFSRFTGAVIGTVIGSVRGMIVIAVLFMIVSLYPGSMFSRYVEASPIYMQGAKSVIEPLSGTFIKDKLPVFTQAVQKELGAILQRKYEVIDHNIPADIESAAKEIVKGQTTDEAKARALYDWVGSRIQYDYGKVDDYEQKGIWHEQTPQNTFDTRQGVCIDYARLYAVMARSQGLEVKVVTGLGYNGQGGYGPHAWNEIYLSDSESWIPLDPTWAISGDWFNPPNFADTHLKDQSA from the coding sequence ATGCTGCTGCTGATTGTGGCGGCTTCATTGCTTCAGGGGTGGTCCAGAGGTGCTTCACGTTCGGCAGGAAGACTCTTTGGATTCCTCATGGATGGCATTATGGCGGTCATTGGAATTCTGTTATCTATCGGTTTAACATTATGGCTTGCCCCATATGTTCAGCAATGGTTGTCTGTGCATGCGGCATACATGCCAAACCGTGAATTGAACCGATGGGAGCAGATGTATTATACATTGATTACGGCCATTGCTGATTTTCCGCTGATGCGGTTTGCCGTGTTGTTTGTGATTAGTTATGGCTTCATCCGATTGGTTCTCGGATTGCTCTCTTCCCTTATTTTCAGCAGAAGATACAATTCGGCAGAGCAAGAGAGCAGACCCAAAGGATTTTTCAGCCGTTTTACGGGTGCAGTGATTGGTACAGTTATTGGCTCCGTCCGCGGGATGATTGTGATTGCCGTGTTGTTCATGATTGTCAGTCTCTATCCGGGCAGCATGTTCAGTCGCTATGTAGAGGCTTCACCCATTTATATGCAAGGGGCCAAATCGGTCATAGAGCCATTATCAGGTACATTCATCAAGGACAAGCTGCCTGTATTTACGCAAGCCGTGCAAAAGGAACTTGGCGCGATCCTGCAACGCAAATATGAAGTCATTGACCATAACATTCCGGCGGATATTGAATCTGCGGCAAAAGAAATTGTGAAAGGTCAAACGACAGATGAAGCCAAAGCCAGGGCATTATATGATTGGGTAGGTTCTCGCATTCAATATGACTATGGCAAAGTGGATGACTATGAGCAAAAAGGCATATGGCATGAGCAGACGCCACAAAATACATTTGATACACGTCAAGGTGTATGTATCGATTACGCTCGTTTATATGCAGTCATGGCTCGTTCACAGGGTTTGGAAGTCAAAGTGGTTACAGGGCTTGGTTATAACGGGCAGGGTGGATATGGTCCACATGCATGGAATGAAATATATTTAAGTGATTCGGAAAGCTGGATTCCGCTTGACCCCACTTGGGCAATCAGTGGCGATTGGTTCAATCCTCCTAACTTTGCGGATACCCATCTGAAAGATCAATCAGCTTAA
- a CDS encoding ATPase, protein MNIEVIKEFVMQNWLVIVVALIILFFVLNVVKTVLKWAIAIIIIAALLIYSGISIDQIKQTVTDVQSSTMDTLKKEATSMMLKEASKATYTKGQDGAFTITSPNVEIKGRTNSDKVDVTFRGISVGEWKVDNETIRTFVKQAQENGTAPAS, encoded by the coding sequence ATGAACATAGAAGTAATCAAAGAGTTTGTGATGCAGAACTGGCTGGTGATTGTGGTTGCGTTGATCATTTTGTTCTTTGTTCTGAACGTGGTCAAAACCGTATTGAAATGGGCGATTGCCATCATCATTATTGCGGCTCTACTGATATACAGCGGCATCTCCATTGATCAGATCAAACAGACAGTTACTGACGTCCAATCGAGTACGATGGACACATTGAAGAAAGAAGCGACCAGCATGATGCTCAAGGAAGCTTCCAAAGCAACATACACCAAGGGACAGGATGGAGCATTTACCATCACAAGCCCCAATGTGGAGATTAAGGGTAGAACGAATTCGGATAAAGTCGATGTTACATTCCGGGGGATCTCAGTGGGTGAATGGAAGGTCGACAATGAAACGATACGAACTTTTGTCAAACAGGCACAGGAGAACGGAACAGCACCGGCTTCGTAG
- a CDS encoding SCO family protein has translation MLKKYKWTWMLLGLALIMAVYLMWGTVFASKEKLPEIREIQSFSMENVDGSTVSLDDTKGKVRLFYFYFTSCPDVCPITTFTLSQVQDLLKEDDTFGKDASFVSISFDPKVDTKEKIKEFADRFHADYEGWYFLRGDMDQTKQLAKDSFQILIEGENKDDFAHMNMIGLVDRNNQLRKVYNAFNTEDVEPAVIAEDIRNLIKE, from the coding sequence ATGCTGAAAAAATATAAATGGACATGGATGCTGCTAGGGCTTGCGCTGATTATGGCGGTGTATTTAATGTGGGGCACCGTATTTGCCAGCAAGGAAAAGTTACCCGAAATTCGGGAGATTCAATCCTTCTCGATGGAAAATGTGGATGGAAGCACAGTGTCTCTGGATGATACCAAAGGCAAGGTGCGTTTGTTCTACTTTTATTTCACCAGTTGTCCGGATGTGTGCCCAATTACGACCTTTACGTTATCCCAAGTGCAGGATCTGTTGAAAGAGGACGATACCTTTGGGAAGGATGCTTCCTTTGTATCTATCTCGTTTGATCCGAAAGTGGATACAAAGGAGAAGATTAAAGAATTTGCAGATCGATTCCATGCGGATTATGAAGGTTGGTATTTCCTGCGGGGGGATATGGATCAAACGAAGCAGCTCGCCAAGGATTCATTCCAGATCCTCATTGAAGGTGAGAACAAGGACGATTTTGCCCATATGAACATGATTGGATTGGTGGATCGAAATAATCAATTGCGCAAGGTATATAACGCGTTTAATACAGAGGATGTTGAACCAGCTGTCATTGCGGAAGACATTCGCAATCTGATTAAGGAATAG
- the cyoE gene encoding heme o synthase, whose translation MDNPLRYQASSDSATRSAPPMKSGTWKDFIHITKPGILRTNLIAVFGGFWLASQWDVNYSKMLLTLLGTVLIMASSCVFNNYFDRELDLKMERTRNRSLPTGRLTPKVVLSYAIILGVIGLSVLFSFSGVLAGLCGIFGMFVYVIMYTLWLKRSSTWSTSIGGLSGAMPPVIGYVAVTGRMDLGAWLLLAMLFLWQPPHFWALAIRRVEDYRAGGFPLLPVVKGIERTKIQMLPYLVLQIFVPVLMYAYGYAGIFYLTVSLILSVLWLYYALKGFRAQNTDAWAKKVFLYSINYLSLSFILMILDTVHK comes from the coding sequence GTGGACAATCCATTGAGATACCAGGCTTCTTCCGATTCGGCAACACGATCTGCGCCTCCGATGAAATCAGGGACGTGGAAAGATTTTATCCATATTACGAAACCGGGCATTCTTCGAACCAACCTTATTGCGGTTTTTGGTGGCTTTTGGCTTGCATCACAGTGGGACGTCAATTACAGCAAGATGCTGTTAACCCTACTTGGAACGGTACTGATTATGGCTTCTTCTTGTGTATTTAACAATTACTTTGACCGTGAACTTGATCTCAAAATGGAACGTACCCGCAACAGGTCCTTACCAACAGGACGTTTAACACCCAAAGTTGTTTTATCCTATGCCATTATTTTGGGTGTGATTGGATTATCCGTACTCTTTTCCTTCTCCGGGGTACTTGCCGGATTATGCGGCATTTTTGGCATGTTTGTCTATGTGATTATGTACACCCTTTGGTTAAAACGTTCGTCGACATGGAGCACCTCCATAGGTGGTCTGTCTGGTGCAATGCCGCCAGTCATCGGGTATGTCGCAGTAACCGGACGTATGGATCTTGGTGCATGGCTTCTTCTGGCTATGTTGTTTTTATGGCAGCCCCCACACTTCTGGGCGCTCGCGATCCGCAGGGTGGAAGATTATCGGGCTGGTGGATTTCCACTATTACCGGTAGTAAAGGGTATTGAACGGACCAAGATTCAGATGCTTCCTTATCTGGTTTTGCAAATCTTTGTCCCGGTCCTCATGTATGCTTACGGGTATGCAGGAATCTTCTATCTTACTGTCTCACTGATACTTTCTGTTCTGTGGCTGTACTACGCACTTAAAGGTTTTCGTGCACAAAATACAGATGCCTGGGCCAAAAAGGTCTTCCTTTACTCCATTAACTATCTATCTTTGAGTTTTATATTGATGATTCTGGATACAGTGCACAAATGA
- the trpS gene encoding tryptophan--tRNA ligase, translated as MKTVLSGIQPSGKLTLGNYIGAIKNFVKLQHDYQCHFMVVDLHAVTVAQEPAALREQSEAVAALFIAAGIDPTKSNVFLQSHVPQHAELGWLMTTLTSMGELERMTQFKDKSSGKDSVGAGLFVYPSLMAADILLYNADLVPVGEDQKQHLELTRDLAGRFNHRYGEYFTIPDPYIPQVGARVMSLDDASSKMSKSNPNAGSYIALLDPPDVIRKKISRATTDSGREVVYDPANKPEVSNLMSIYAECAGLSLKEVAERYEGKMYGPFKKELAEVVVSVIEPLQERYREIRESGELADILETSARRAEAVASQTLNAVKERMGFVPRRTL; from the coding sequence ATGAAAACAGTACTTTCGGGCATTCAGCCGAGTGGCAAGCTCACATTGGGCAACTACATCGGAGCAATTAAAAACTTTGTGAAATTGCAGCATGACTACCAATGTCACTTCATGGTGGTTGATCTTCACGCTGTAACGGTAGCTCAAGAGCCAGCAGCGCTGCGTGAGCAATCTGAGGCGGTAGCTGCCTTGTTTATCGCAGCTGGAATCGATCCTACGAAATCCAATGTGTTTCTGCAATCTCATGTACCGCAGCACGCGGAATTGGGCTGGTTGATGACTACACTTACATCAATGGGCGAGCTTGAACGCATGACTCAGTTTAAGGACAAATCATCGGGTAAAGATTCCGTTGGCGCTGGGCTGTTTGTCTATCCTTCATTAATGGCTGCTGATATTTTGCTGTATAATGCTGATCTTGTGCCGGTAGGCGAAGACCAAAAGCAGCATTTGGAACTGACACGTGATCTGGCGGGACGCTTTAACCATCGTTATGGTGAGTATTTCACGATTCCAGACCCGTATATTCCACAGGTGGGTGCTCGTGTAATGTCACTGGATGATGCTTCTTCCAAAATGAGCAAAAGTAATCCCAATGCAGGCAGCTACATCGCCTTGCTTGATCCGCCAGATGTGATTCGTAAAAAAATTAGCCGTGCTACAACCGACTCCGGTCGTGAAGTTGTATATGATCCGGCAAACAAACCTGAAGTCAGCAACCTGATGAGTATCTATGCTGAATGCGCAGGTCTGTCATTGAAAGAAGTAGCGGAGCGCTATGAAGGTAAAATGTATGGTCCGTTCAAAAAAGAACTGGCTGAAGTGGTTGTATCCGTTATTGAACCTTTACAGGAACGGTATCGTGAAATTCGTGAATCTGGCGAATTGGCCGATATTTTGGAAACTTCAGCTCGCCGCGCAGAAGCGGTGGCTTCCCAGACACTTAATGCGGTTAAAGAACGTATGGGGTTTGTTCCTAGACGTACGTTGTAA
- a CDS encoding alpha/beta-type small acid-soluble spore protein has product MYGGQNQGNRNSSNNLVVPQATAALQQLKIEAAQELGVTIPQDGYYGNYTSRETGSLGGYITKRLVQIAEQQLSGRS; this is encoded by the coding sequence ATGTACGGAGGTCAAAACCAAGGAAACAGAAACTCTTCAAACAATCTGGTTGTTCCTCAAGCAACTGCAGCTTTGCAACAATTGAAAATTGAAGCTGCACAAGAGCTGGGTGTAACAATTCCCCAAGACGGTTACTACGGTAACTACACTTCCCGTGAGACAGGTTCTCTGGGTGGTTACATCACTAAACGTCTGGTCCAAATCGCTGAGCAGCAATTATCGGGTCGTTCGTAA
- a CDS encoding O-methyltransferase, with product MVKIDQLSLARQLDLVFKELDHELSGLDSGVVFVQIRNNVIGKFGIRHNPITGRDGQMEVEDGGLNEIQRSSFRAMALETLKFKRNWTHGEIAYDFTVRQGMILVDATMESNYNMANLMIRYPRTNTYMDSGMESSS from the coding sequence ATGGTAAAAATTGACCAGCTTTCATTAGCACGACAGTTGGATCTGGTGTTCAAAGAGCTTGATCATGAATTATCAGGGTTAGATTCAGGTGTGGTATTTGTGCAAATACGAAATAATGTAATTGGGAAGTTTGGAATTCGACATAATCCGATAACCGGACGTGACGGTCAAATGGAAGTGGAGGACGGTGGATTAAACGAAATCCAGCGCTCTTCTTTCCGCGCAATGGCACTGGAGACTTTGAAATTCAAGCGAAATTGGACTCATGGAGAAATTGCATATGATTTTACAGTAAGACAAGGCATGATTCTGGTTGATGCCACGATGGAGTCCAACTATAATATGGCGAACCTGATGATTCGTTATCCAAGAACCAATACATACATGGATTCAGGCATGGAGTCGTCTTCATAA
- a CDS encoding MFS transporter — translation MKTAIWLYLFLFLAVFDLHAQYPILTPFAISLGAAPTFIGWMMGIYSLTHLPGNLIAGTQIDKHGSRRYIVFSLLGAGIILLIQAQIHTPWQLLALRSISGFVLAFLSPACLALLAQLSSDPIKQGKYMSGHGVVHTLASVVSPAAGALIVGALGFSATFASLGYLLILSGVIAWLSMPKGIAEVQHEKVTEPAKPINLVEEKRKFLPVSWRYFALPLVIACAQGILFFELPLRGGGHSSMMSTGLLFSIISIGALFTLSMLFLNRYSPKLRLIAGVLLMSLCFFTLAAIPQIPLSSVLFVLGMSKGIIFPAMATLFIHLSGGNKLGRIFSLQSIATSIGSFIGPITAGQLRVGLSPYFIAFVLLMIGIMLLPYFTARREASLPDPKSILG, via the coding sequence GTGAAAACGGCCATCTGGCTATATCTATTTTTGTTCCTTGCTGTTTTTGATCTGCACGCCCAGTATCCAATCTTGACCCCTTTCGCTATCTCGCTCGGGGCGGCCCCGACCTTCATCGGCTGGATGATGGGTATCTACTCCTTGACTCATCTCCCAGGCAATCTGATTGCGGGAACTCAAATCGACAAACATGGCAGTCGTCGTTACATTGTATTCAGTTTGCTGGGTGCAGGCATCATTTTGCTTATCCAGGCGCAAATCCATACACCATGGCAGCTGCTCGCCCTGCGCTCCATCAGTGGGTTTGTACTTGCTTTTCTGTCTCCCGCCTGTCTCGCACTGCTTGCGCAACTGTCAAGTGATCCAATCAAGCAAGGCAAGTATATGTCAGGCCATGGCGTCGTACATACGCTGGCATCCGTGGTATCGCCTGCCGCAGGCGCATTGATCGTCGGAGCTTTAGGATTTTCCGCCACCTTTGCGAGTCTCGGTTATCTGCTCATTCTGTCAGGTGTTATCGCATGGTTATCCATGCCCAAAGGCATCGCTGAAGTTCAGCATGAGAAAGTGACCGAGCCCGCCAAGCCTATCAACCTGGTTGAAGAAAAAAGGAAATTCCTGCCCGTATCTTGGCGATATTTTGCTCTGCCACTTGTCATTGCTTGTGCTCAAGGAATTCTTTTTTTTGAACTGCCTCTGCGTGGAGGCGGCCATTCGTCCATGATGTCTACCGGACTTTTGTTTTCCATTATCAGCATTGGAGCACTATTTACCCTGAGTATGCTATTTCTCAATCGTTATTCCCCAAAACTGCGGTTGATTGCAGGTGTACTGCTGATGTCTTTATGTTTCTTTACTCTGGCGGCCATACCACAAATTCCATTATCATCCGTGCTTTTCGTTCTGGGGATGTCCAAGGGCATTATTTTCCCAGCCATGGCAACACTTTTTATTCATTTAAGCGGCGGAAACAAGCTGGGGCGTATCTTCTCATTACAATCCATCGCTACCTCCATCGGTTCTTTCATCGGTCCAATCACAGCAGGACAACTTCGTGTCGGTTTATCGCCGTATTTCATTGCTTTTGTATTATTGATGATCGGCATTATGCTGCTCCCTTATTTCACTGCCAGACGTGAAGCTTCCTTGCCTGATCCCAAAAGCATACTGGGTTAA